The genomic segment CTCGGCCTTGCCATCGTACCGGCGGCGGCGGCGAACCTGAAGATCTCCGACGTGCGGCTGCGGCCGCTGAAACTGCGCACCCGTGTGCCCGTCGAGCTGTTCATGGTGTGGCGGCGCGAGGACGAGAACCCGCTGCTGTCGGCGCTGGTCAAGATCGCCGGCGAATTGTCCTCCGCGGAGCCGGCCGAGGATTGATGCTCAATCCGCATCGGTCGATATAGGCTTTGGCTTGGACGCGCATCGAACGGTCTCCTAAACCACGGCGCATGGACGCGCGGCCTCTGCTTGCGTCCTCCGCAACACGACAAGGGAGCGCCCATGAGCAAGATGACCCCGCAGGAAATGGCCCAGAAGATCGGATCGGGCCTCCTGTCCTTCCCCGTCACGCCGTTCAGGGCGGACCATTCCTTCGACGAGGCGACCTACCGCGCCAACATGGACTGGCTGTGCGGTTATGACGTAGCAGGTCTCTTCGCCGCAGGCGGCACCGGCGAGTTCTTCTCGCTGACGCCATCAGAGGTTCCGCAGGTCGTGAAGGTCGCCGTCGACGAGACCAAGGGCCGCGTGCCCGTGCTCGCCGGCACCGGTTACGGCACCGCGATCGCCCGCGAGATCGCCATCGGTGCGGAAAAGGCCGGCGCCGACGGCCTCTTGCTGCTGCCGCCCTACCTCACCCATTCCGAACAGGAAGGCCTTGCCGCCCATGTCGAGGCGGTCTGCGCCGCCGTGAAGATCGGCGTGATCGTCTACAACCGCGACAACGCGATCCTGCAGCCCGACACGCTCGCACGCCTTGCCGAGCGCTGCCCGAACCTCGTCGGCTACAAGGACGGCATCGGCGACATCGAGCTGATGACCCGCGTCTACACCAAGCTCGGCGACCGCCTCACCTATGTTGGCGGCCTGCCGACCGCCGAGACCTTCGCGCTGCCCTATCTCGACGTGGGCGTGACGACCTATTCCTCGGCCGTGTTCAACTTCGTGCCGGAATTCGCCACCAACTTCTACGCCGCGGTGCGCAAGCGCGACCACGCCACGATCCAGGCCGGCCTGAAGGATTTCATCCTGCCGCTGATCGCGATCCGCAACCGCAAGAAGGGTTACGCGGTCTCGATCATCAAGGCCGGCATGAAGGTGATCGGCCGCGATTCCGGCCCGGTCCGTCCGCCGCTGACCGATCTCACCGAGCAGGAGATGGCGGAGCTGACCGCGCTGGTGCAGAAGCTGCCCGCCGCACGATCGTCACAACAGGCTGCAGAATAGACAACGAGGAGCGTGCGATGGCCCAGACTGAGATTTCCGGCGCGTCAGTCGCCGGTGCACCTGTGGTCACGGCAATGCAGGTGATCCCGGTCGCGGGCCGCGACAGCATGCTTCTCAACCTGAGCGGCGCGCATGCACCGTTCTTCACCCGCAACATCGTCATCCTCACCGACAATGCCGGTCGCACCGGCGTCGGCGAGGTGCCGGGCGGGCAGAAGATCTGGCAGACCCTGCAGGACGCGCGCGACCTCGTGATCGGCAAGACGGTCGGCGCGATGAACAACATCCTCGCCGACGTCCGCACCGCCTTCGCCGATCGCGACGCCGGCGGCCGCGGCAAGCAGACCTTCGACCTCCGCGTCATGATCCACGCGGTCACCGCGATCGAATCCGCGCTGCTCGACCTGCTCGGCCAGCATCTCGGACTGCCCGTCGC from the Bradyrhizobium sp. WBAH42 genome contains:
- the kdgD gene encoding 5-dehydro-4-deoxyglucarate dehydratase; this translates as MSKMTPQEMAQKIGSGLLSFPVTPFRADHSFDEATYRANMDWLCGYDVAGLFAAGGTGEFFSLTPSEVPQVVKVAVDETKGRVPVLAGTGYGTAIAREIAIGAEKAGADGLLLLPPYLTHSEQEGLAAHVEAVCAAVKIGVIVYNRDNAILQPDTLARLAERCPNLVGYKDGIGDIELMTRVYTKLGDRLTYVGGLPTAETFALPYLDVGVTTYSSAVFNFVPEFATNFYAAVRKRDHATIQAGLKDFILPLIAIRNRKKGYAVSIIKAGMKVIGRDSGPVRPPLTDLTEQEMAELTALVQKLPAARSSQQAAE